The following are from one region of the Streptomyces changanensis genome:
- a CDS encoding APC family permease, translating into MVRTLRRSLGLFDAVMVGLGAMLGAGIFAALGPAARAAGSGLLLGLALAAAVAYCNAMASARLAARYPASGGTYVYGRERLGPFWGYLAGWAFVVGKTASCAAMALTVGVYLWPGQAHSVAVAAVVALTAVNYGGVQKSAWVTRWIVAVVLAVLAAVVVSSLGSEAADLGRLGPGRDVSVGGVVQAAGLLFFAFAGYARIATLGEEVRDPGRTIPRAVPVALGIVLVVYACVAVSVLSVLGAGGVAGASAPLADAVRAAGADGLVPVVRVGAAVAALGSLLALVLGVSRTALAMARDGHLPRGLAAVHPRFGVPHRAELVVGAVVAVVAATADLREAIGFSSFGVLVYYAIANASAWTLTAGASRVRLLAAGGLAGCLVLAFSLPLGSVLAGAAVLAVGAALYAVRAGVDGRSGRTGQPERPGRGR; encoded by the coding sequence ATGGTACGCACTCTGCGACGGTCGCTCGGGCTCTTCGACGCGGTCATGGTCGGTCTGGGCGCGATGCTGGGCGCCGGGATCTTCGCGGCGCTCGGGCCGGCCGCGCGGGCGGCCGGGAGCGGGCTGCTCCTGGGCCTGGCGCTCGCCGCGGCCGTCGCCTACTGCAACGCGATGGCCTCGGCTCGGCTGGCCGCGCGCTATCCGGCGTCGGGCGGCACGTACGTCTACGGGCGGGAGCGGCTTGGTCCTTTCTGGGGGTACCTGGCGGGCTGGGCGTTCGTCGTGGGCAAGACGGCGTCGTGCGCGGCGATGGCGCTGACGGTGGGCGTGTACCTGTGGCCGGGGCAGGCCCACTCCGTGGCGGTGGCGGCGGTCGTGGCGCTGACGGCGGTGAACTACGGCGGGGTGCAGAAGTCGGCGTGGGTGACGCGCTGGATCGTGGCGGTGGTGTTGGCCGTGCTGGCCGCCGTGGTGGTGTCCTCCCTCGGTTCGGAAGCGGCGGACCTCGGCCGGCTGGGGCCGGGGCGCGACGTCTCGGTGGGTGGGGTGGTGCAGGCGGCGGGGCTGCTGTTCTTCGCGTTCGCGGGGTACGCCAGGATCGCGACGCTCGGCGAGGAGGTCCGCGATCCCGGGCGGACGATCCCGCGTGCGGTCCCGGTGGCGTTGGGGATCGTTCTGGTGGTGTACGCGTGTGTGGCCGTGTCCGTCCTCTCCGTGCTGGGTGCGGGTGGGGTGGCCGGGGCATCGGCGCCCCTGGCCGACGCCGTGCGCGCGGCGGGAGCCGACGGGTTGGTGCCGGTGGTGCGGGTGGGCGCGGCGGTGGCGGCGCTGGGCTCGCTGCTGGCGCTGGTCCTCGGGGTGTCCCGTACGGCCTTGGCCATGGCGCGGGACGGGCACCTGCCGCGGGGGCTCGCGGCCGTCCACCCCCGCTTCGGGGTGCCGCACCGCGCCGAGCTCGTGGTGGGCGCGGTCGTCGCGGTGGTGGCGGCGACCGCCGACCTGCGGGAGGCGATCGGCTTCTCGTCCTTCGGCGTGCTCGTCTACTACGCGATCGCCAACGCCTCGGCGTGGACGCTCACGGCGGGGGCGTCCCGGGTGCGCCTGCTCGCCGCGGGGGGCCTCGCGGGGTGCCTGGTGCTGGCCTTCTCCCTGCCGCTCGGCTCGGTGCTGGCGGGTGCGGCCGTGCTGGCGGTGGGAGCGGCGCTGTACGCCGTGCGGGCGGGCGTCGACGGACGGTCCGGGCGGACCGGGCAGCCGGAGCGGCCTGGGCGGGGTCGCTAG
- a CDS encoding GlsB/YeaQ/YmgE family stress response membrane protein, giving the protein MSVISWIVLGLLAGVVAKVLLPGRDPGGLIGTTLIGIAGAFTGGWISARYLDRPISNDFYDGATWLAAIGGSLVLLIAYRILFGHSRPR; this is encoded by the coding sequence GTGAGCGTCATCAGCTGGATCGTCCTGGGCCTGCTCGCCGGCGTCGTCGCCAAGGTGCTGCTCCCCGGCCGCGACCCCGGCGGCCTGATCGGCACGACCCTCATCGGCATCGCCGGCGCGTTCACCGGCGGCTGGATATCGGCCCGGTACCTGGACCGGCCGATCAGCAACGACTTCTACGACGGCGCGACCTGGCTCGCGGCCATCGGTGGCTCCCTCGTCCTGCTGATCGCCTACCGGATCCTGTTCGGCCACTCCAGGCCCCGCTGA
- a CDS encoding alpha-ketoglutarate-dependent dioxygenase AlkB family protein: protein MTQALFPLGGGRAEVAPGAVHVPGWLSVERRRELVEACRAWARGPVPLRHTALPGGGVMSVQTVCLGWHWLPYRYSRTADDVNGAPVAPFPGWLGDLGREAVAAAYGEGAEGEVEAGGAGTDGVRYAPDAALVNFYDGDARMGMHQDREERSSAPVVSLSIGDSCLFRFGNTESRGRPYTDVLLESGDLFVFGGPSRFAYHGVPKVYPGTGDPESGMRAGRLNLTLRETGLPGAG from the coding sequence GTGACGCAGGCGTTGTTCCCGCTGGGCGGCGGCCGCGCCGAGGTGGCGCCGGGGGCGGTGCACGTGCCGGGCTGGCTGTCGGTGGAGCGCCGGCGGGAGTTGGTCGAGGCGTGCCGCGCATGGGCGCGGGGTCCGGTGCCGCTCAGGCACACCGCGCTGCCGGGCGGCGGGGTGATGTCGGTGCAGACCGTGTGCCTGGGCTGGCACTGGCTGCCGTACCGGTACTCACGGACGGCGGACGACGTGAACGGGGCGCCGGTCGCGCCCTTCCCCGGGTGGCTCGGGGACCTCGGGCGGGAGGCGGTGGCCGCTGCCTACGGGGAGGGCGCGGAGGGGGAGGTCGAAGCCGGCGGCGCCGGAACGGACGGCGTGCGGTACGCGCCTGACGCCGCGCTGGTCAACTTCTACGACGGGGACGCCCGCATGGGCATGCACCAGGACCGCGAGGAGCGTTCCTCGGCCCCGGTGGTGTCCCTGAGCATCGGCGACAGCTGCCTGTTCCGGTTCGGGAACACCGAGTCGCGAGGGCGGCCGTACACCGATGTGCTGCTGGAGTCGGGGGACCTGTTCGTCTTCGGCGGGCCGTCACGGTTCGCGTACCACGGGGTGCCGAAGGTGTACCCGGGCACCGGGGATCCGGAGTCGGGGATGAGGGCGGGGCGGTTGAACCTCACCCTGCGGGAGACGGGGCTCCCGGGAGCCGGGTGA
- a CDS encoding methylated-DNA--[protein]-cysteine S-methyltransferase — protein sequence MTVYARVEGPLGAMLLVGEESGDGAVALVSLSLPEQKGAVAVREGWRHAPGAFVPVAAQLEEYFAGRRRVFDLPVAAGGIGSEFQRRVWRAVEDIPYGTTASYGEVAARVGVSGAGVRAVGTAIGRNPLLVVRPCHRVIGADGSMRGYAAGPERKERLLGIEGALVR from the coding sequence ATGACGGTGTACGCGCGGGTCGAGGGGCCGTTGGGCGCCATGTTGCTGGTGGGCGAGGAGAGCGGGGACGGCGCTGTCGCGCTCGTCTCCCTGTCCCTGCCGGAGCAGAAGGGCGCGGTCGCCGTGCGCGAGGGGTGGCGGCACGCGCCGGGGGCCTTCGTGCCGGTCGCGGCGCAGCTGGAGGAGTACTTCGCGGGACGGCGGCGGGTGTTCGACCTGCCGGTGGCGGCCGGTGGGATCGGCAGCGAGTTCCAGCGGCGCGTCTGGCGGGCGGTGGAGGACATCCCGTACGGCACCACCGCCTCGTACGGGGAGGTCGCGGCGCGGGTGGGGGTCTCGGGTGCCGGAGTACGGGCCGTGGGGACCGCGATCGGGCGCAACCCGCTGCTGGTGGTGCGGCCCTGCCACCGGGTGATCGGGGCGGACGGTTCGATGCGCGGCTACGCGGCGGGGCCGGAGCGCAAGGAGCGCCTCCTCGGCATCGAGGGCGCGCTGGTCCGGTGA
- a CDS encoding YajQ family cyclic di-GMP-binding protein codes for MADSSFDIVSKVERQEVDNALNQAAKEISQRYDFKNVGASISWSGEKILMQANSEDRVKAIQDVFETKLVKRGISLKSLETGEPQLSGKEYKIFATIQEGISQENAKKVAKIIRDEGPKGVKAQVQGEELRVSSKNRDDLQAVIALLKGKDFDFALQFVNYR; via the coding sequence ATGGCCGACTCCAGTTTCGACATCGTCTCGAAGGTCGAGCGGCAGGAGGTCGACAACGCCCTCAACCAGGCGGCGAAGGAGATCTCCCAGCGCTACGACTTCAAGAACGTCGGCGCGTCGATCTCCTGGTCCGGCGAGAAGATCCTGATGCAGGCGAACTCCGAGGACCGGGTCAAGGCGATCCAGGACGTCTTCGAGACCAAGCTGGTCAAGCGCGGGATCTCGCTGAAGTCGCTGGAGACGGGCGAGCCGCAGCTCTCCGGCAAGGAGTACAAGATCTTCGCGACGATCCAGGAGGGCATCTCGCAGGAGAACGCCAAGAAGGTGGCGAAGATCATCCGCGATGAGGGCCCCAAGGGCGTCAAGGCGCAGGTGCAGGGCGAGGAGCTGCGGGTCAGCTCGAAGAACCGCGACGACCTGCAGGCCGTGATCGCCCTGCTGAAGGGCAAGGACTTCGACTTCGCGCTGCAGTTCGTGAACTACCGCTGA
- a CDS encoding SDR family oxidoreductase has translation MRIVIAGGHGRIARRLERLLAAAGHEVAGIIRKPEQADALREAGAEPVVLDMESASLEMVAAVLQGADAAVFAAGAGPGSGVDRKETVDRDAAVLFADAAERAGVRRLVVVSSMGADPDHRGDEVFDAYLRAKGAADAHVRGKTSLDWTILRPGMLTDDAGTGLVRLEASTGRGPIPRDDVAAAIAELLDTPGTAGLTLELISGSTPIPVATKAVAGN, from the coding sequence ATGCGCATCGTCATCGCTGGAGGACACGGTCGGATCGCGCGGCGCCTGGAGCGCCTGCTGGCGGCGGCCGGACACGAGGTCGCGGGCATCATCCGCAAACCGGAGCAGGCCGACGCCCTGCGGGAGGCGGGCGCCGAACCGGTCGTCCTGGACATGGAGTCGGCGTCCCTGGAAATGGTCGCCGCGGTACTGCAGGGCGCCGACGCGGCGGTCTTCGCCGCGGGCGCGGGCCCGGGCAGCGGCGTGGACCGCAAGGAGACCGTGGACCGGGACGCGGCGGTCCTGTTCGCGGACGCGGCGGAACGGGCTGGAGTGCGGCGGCTCGTCGTGGTGTCCAGCATGGGCGCCGACCCGGACCACCGGGGCGACGAGGTCTTCGACGCGTACCTGCGCGCGAAGGGCGCCGCCGACGCGCACGTCCGCGGCAAGACGAGCCTGGACTGGACGATTCTGCGCCCCGGCATGCTCACCGACGACGCGGGCACGGGCCTGGTCCGCCTGGAGGCCTCCACCGGCCGCGGCCCGATCCCCCGCGACGACGTGGCGGCGGCCATCGCCGAACTCCTCGACACCCCGGGCACCGCGGGCCTGACCCTGGAACTGATCAGCGGCTCGACCCCGATCCCGGTCGCCACGAAGGCCGTAGCCGGCAACTGA
- a CDS encoding amidohydrolase family protein — MSSDSQQPRPPEGATTDTTALLLSGARLTDGRTVDVRLSSGRIEAVGTPGSLGAHGARVDLVGYLLLPAPAEPHAHADTALSGDVPGPVPYAAEDVRRRATEATLLQLGHGATALRAHVRIGDVQGLASLEAALQTRRSLRGLADLTAVAVPRLLTGVAGADGLAMLRDAVKMGASVVGGCPDLDPDPAGYVEAVLEVAAEHGCPVDLHTDGDDPARLARLAAMAGGLRPGVSIGPCGALSRLPADARARVADQLAAAGVTVVCLPQGGCSGTEVRGAAPVRLLRSAGVRIAAGSGALRDVANPVGRGDPLEAAYLLVSQGGLRPAEAYGAVSEAAREAMGLPAVRVEAGFPAELLAVRGERLAGVLSLAYSRIVVHRGRVVARTSAVREYCDSAAALELPRQARPDAPP; from the coding sequence CGCATCGAGGCCGTCGGCACGCCCGGCAGCCTCGGCGCGCACGGCGCCCGCGTGGACCTCGTCGGGTACCTCCTGCTGCCGGCCCCCGCCGAACCGCACGCGCACGCCGACACGGCCCTCAGCGGCGATGTCCCCGGCCCCGTCCCGTACGCCGCCGAGGACGTCCGACGACGCGCCACGGAGGCGACGCTGCTCCAGCTGGGGCACGGGGCGACGGCGCTGCGCGCGCACGTCCGGATCGGCGACGTCCAGGGGCTGGCGTCGCTGGAGGCGGCGCTGCAGACGCGGCGCTCGCTGCGGGGACTGGCCGACCTGACGGCGGTCGCCGTGCCCCGGCTGCTGACCGGCGTGGCGGGCGCGGACGGGCTGGCGATGCTGCGGGACGCGGTGAAGATGGGCGCGTCGGTCGTGGGCGGCTGCCCGGACCTGGACCCGGACCCGGCGGGGTACGTGGAGGCGGTGCTGGAGGTGGCCGCGGAGCACGGCTGCCCCGTCGACCTGCACACGGACGGGGACGACCCGGCGCGGCTGGCCCGGCTGGCGGCGATGGCGGGCGGGCTGCGGCCCGGGGTGTCGATCGGGCCGTGCGGCGCCCTGTCGCGCCTGCCCGCCGACGCCCGCGCCCGGGTCGCGGACCAGTTGGCGGCGGCCGGGGTGACGGTGGTGTGCCTGCCGCAGGGCGGCTGCTCGGGCACGGAGGTGCGCGGGGCCGCGCCGGTGCGGTTGCTGCGGTCGGCGGGGGTGCGGATCGCCGCGGGCAGCGGCGCCCTGCGGGACGTGGCGAACCCGGTGGGGCGTGGCGACCCCCTGGAGGCCGCGTACCTGCTGGTGTCGCAGGGCGGGCTGCGCCCGGCGGAGGCGTACGGCGCCGTCAGCGAGGCGGCCCGGGAGGCGATGGGGCTGCCGGCGGTACGGGTGGAGGCCGGGTTCCCCGCGGAGCTGCTGGCGGTGCGCGGGGAACGGCTGGCGGGGGTGCTCTCCCTCGCGTACAGCCGGATCGTCGTGCACCGGGGCCGGGTCGTGGCCCGGACGAGCGCGGTGCGCGAGTACTGCGACTCGGCGGCGGCGCTGGAACTGCCGCGCCAGGCCCGGCCGGACGCACCTCCGTGA